In Planktothrix serta PCC 8927, a single window of DNA contains:
- a CDS encoding M23 family metallopeptidase — protein sequence MAKSKLSRPHKLVLLAGLMGLSFLGLGWKQQFAKAQNTEVATGINWSGASFPVESFQEYTSAFGYRGEGFHYGLDLAAPQGSYIRNWWQGTVVEVWQDGRCGTGIAIQSGQWEHIYCHVQGSVEKTSQGTYFIDRAGGIQLWEGQQIPSGTRIARVGMTGRTTGPHLHWGLKHSGRWVDPARVLRSMYNQQIQQANRG from the coding sequence ATGGCAAAATCTAAATTATCGCGTCCCCATAAACTTGTTTTACTCGCAGGATTAATGGGTCTAAGTTTTCTGGGACTGGGATGGAAACAACAGTTCGCTAAAGCTCAAAATACTGAAGTGGCGACGGGTATAAACTGGTCAGGAGCATCCTTTCCTGTGGAAAGCTTTCAAGAATATACCTCTGCTTTTGGATATCGGGGTGAAGGTTTTCATTATGGTTTAGATTTAGCAGCACCTCAAGGCAGTTATATTCGCAACTGGTGGCAAGGGACAGTGGTAGAAGTTTGGCAAGATGGCCGTTGTGGGACGGGAATTGCAATTCAGTCCGGTCAATGGGAACATATTTATTGTCATGTTCAAGGCAGCGTGGAAAAAACCAGTCAAGGGACTTATTTTATTGACCGAGCAGGCGGAATTCAACTCTGGGAAGGTCAACAAATTCCTTCGGGGACGAGAATTGCTAGAGTCGGGATGACGGGACGAACAACAGGCCCTCACCTGCATTGGGGTTTAAAACATAGTGGCCGTTGGGTTGATCCCGCGCGTGTGTTACGCTCGATGTACAATCAACAAATTCAACAAGCTAATCGGGGATAA
- a CDS encoding spermine/spermidine synthase domain-containing protein, translated as MSGSELQADFWVSEYITPWDIYVHGITKVLAYKKTPYQDMYVVETGAYGKALVLDGKWQSCTGDEFLYHEPLVHVASVYHGSPQKVAVLGGGEGATIREVLRWKTIECVAMIDLDGEVVEACKEHLPEMHQNAFDDPRTQLIIGDAIDFLDQTQEKWDIVISDLSDPIEDGPSFKLFTKEYFEKIRQILTPDGYGVIQAGPVSPNEMKLHVRLVNTLKTVFPHVHSYTSYISTYGSPWSFIIVSNQPINTRPEPETVDQILQDQTVGGLRMFDGTTMLGMLQVPKHLRAAIAAETEIYTLAEPPKFFGKGANA; from the coding sequence ATGTCGGGTAGCGAACTCCAAGCCGATTTTTGGGTGAGTGAGTATATCACACCTTGGGATATTTATGTTCATGGAATTACCAAAGTATTAGCCTATAAAAAAACGCCTTATCAAGATATGTATGTCGTCGAAACAGGCGCTTACGGAAAAGCCTTAGTTCTTGATGGGAAATGGCAATCTTGTACTGGAGATGAATTTCTCTACCACGAACCCTTAGTCCATGTCGCCTCGGTTTATCATGGTTCTCCCCAAAAAGTTGCGGTTTTGGGTGGGGGAGAAGGCGCGACCATTCGGGAGGTATTACGCTGGAAAACTATTGAATGTGTAGCGATGATTGACTTGGATGGGGAGGTGGTCGAAGCTTGTAAAGAACATCTCCCAGAAATGCACCAAAATGCCTTTGATGATCCGCGCACACAACTAATTATCGGGGATGCCATCGACTTTTTAGATCAGACTCAAGAAAAATGGGATATTGTGATTTCGGATTTATCCGATCCGATTGAAGATGGGCCCTCATTCAAACTTTTCACTAAAGAATATTTTGAAAAAATTCGTCAAATTTTGACTCCCGATGGCTATGGGGTAATTCAAGCTGGCCCCGTTTCTCCCAATGAAATGAAACTCCACGTCCGCCTGGTGAATACCCTGAAAACGGTTTTTCCCCATGTTCATTCCTATACCAGTTATATTTCAACTTACGGAAGTCCTTGGAGTTTTATTATCGTTTCCAACCAACCGATTAATACCCGTCCTGAACCGGAGACGGTGGATCAAATTTTGCAAGACCAAACCGTCGGAGGGTTACGGATGTTTGATGGAACAACAATGTTAGGAATGTTACAAGTCCCTAAACATCTGCGGGCTGCGATCGCAGCCGAAACCGAAATTTATACCTTAGCTGAACCTCCAAAATTCTTTGGCAAAGGGGCCAATGCTTAA
- a CDS encoding class I SAM-dependent methyltransferase, with product MNTKTVNYAPMAPVPHWDAKLYDSHHSFVSNLAVDLLELLDPRAGEHILDLGCGTGHLSYKITNTGAEVIGIDKASTQIKRANQTYPNLNLWVADGSNLVWTEQFDAVFSNAVLHWIQQPEKVIAGVWRALKPGGRFVAEFGGKGNVDTIITAIYAALDAAGYPENKTLNPWYFPSISEYGTLLEATGFQLKLATLMERPTPLNDSEKGLRHWLRMFADSFFQGIPASEQLHIITDIETHLRPKLFKNGTWIADYKRIRIVATKIKD from the coding sequence ATGAACACTAAGACCGTAAACTATGCTCCTATGGCTCCTGTGCCCCATTGGGATGCAAAACTCTACGACAGTCATCATAGCTTTGTCTCTAACTTAGCGGTGGATCTCTTGGAATTGCTTGATCCCCGTGCAGGAGAACACATCCTCGATCTCGGTTGTGGCACAGGTCATCTGAGTTACAAAATTACAAATACTGGGGCTGAAGTTATCGGAATTGACAAAGCCTCAACCCAGATTAAACGAGCCAATCAAACTTACCCCAATCTAAATTTATGGGTGGCGGATGGATCGAACTTAGTCTGGACTGAACAGTTTGATGCAGTTTTCTCCAACGCGGTTTTACATTGGATTCAACAACCTGAAAAAGTCATCGCTGGGGTTTGGCGAGCATTGAAACCAGGAGGGCGTTTTGTTGCAGAATTTGGAGGAAAGGGGAATGTTGATACAATTATTACGGCAATTTATGCGGCTTTAGATGCAGCCGGATACCCGGAAAACAAAACGCTGAATCCTTGGTATTTTCCCAGTATTTCTGAATATGGAACGCTCTTAGAAGCAACAGGATTTCAGTTAAAGTTGGCAACTTTGATGGAGCGTCCCACCCCATTAAATGATAGCGAAAAAGGGTTAAGACATTGGCTGAGAATGTTTGCAGATAGCTTTTTTCAGGGAATTCCGGCATCGGAACAACTGCATATTATTACTGATATCGAAACGCATTTGCGCCCCAAATTATTCAAGAATGGGACATGGATTGCTGACTATAAGCGGATTCGGATTGTAGCCACTAAAATTAAGGATTGA
- a CDS encoding peptide chain release factor 1, with protein MNNFIQRLKNLPWSSLLQSVALTYLIVAIAEILMIWGITQSKALQKMMAILYAPPLGLLILFGVGVGVGALVIYLIEIRPSKVFLNTTCIWVLFPCLLVTLFIYKSIFPPVLLLSTSQITIMGILIGLFWKGRPYWR; from the coding sequence ATGAATAATTTTATACAACGTTTAAAAAATTTACCCTGGTCATCTTTATTGCAAAGTGTCGCCCTGACTTATTTAATTGTTGCGATCGCAGAAATTCTGATGATTTGGGGAATTACTCAATCAAAAGCTTTGCAAAAAATGATGGCAATTTTATATGCCCCTCCCTTGGGGTTGTTAATTTTATTCGGTGTGGGTGTTGGGGTAGGAGCTTTGGTAATTTATTTAATCGAAATTCGTCCTTCTAAAGTTTTCCTCAATACAACTTGTATTTGGGTACTTTTCCCTTGCTTATTAGTAACTTTATTTATCTATAAATCCATCTTCCCGCCCGTTCTTTTATTAAGTACATCTCAAATCACGATTATGGGAATTTTAATTGGTTTGTTTTGGAAAGGAAGACCCTACTGGCGATAA
- a CDS encoding TlyA family RNA methyltransferase has translation MKQRLDTLLVDRNLCESRQQAQRFIRAGSVLVNRQVIDKPGTEVNTEAEIQVKQRSRFVSRGGEKLAKALAEFNIDVRDRICLDGGISTGGFTDCLLQAGAKQVYGVDVGYGQCDWGIRNDPRVRLKERTNLRYLTPSQLYGDLAIESDTPPEAYAEFAVVDVSFISLTKILSPLWQLLKPNREVVLLVKPQFEVGKEKVGKKGVVRDAGDQAHAIFQVGCAALTLGWQYRGLTWSPIQGPAGNIEYLLWLHPEGQPLPSEMAIAQITQLAQQNLTQSPSQP, from the coding sequence GTGAAACAACGACTCGATACTTTATTAGTAGATCGCAATTTATGTGAGTCTCGCCAACAAGCTCAACGCTTTATCCGGGCGGGATCAGTTTTAGTCAATCGACAGGTAATTGATAAACCGGGAACAGAAGTTAATACAGAAGCCGAGATTCAAGTTAAACAGCGATCGCGTTTTGTCTCCAGAGGAGGAGAAAAACTGGCTAAAGCCCTGGCAGAATTTAATATTGATGTGCGCGATCGCATTTGTCTGGATGGGGGAATTTCCACGGGGGGGTTTACCGATTGTTTATTACAAGCGGGGGCGAAACAAGTTTATGGCGTTGATGTCGGTTATGGACAATGTGACTGGGGAATCAGAAATGATCCCAGAGTCCGTTTGAAAGAACGCACAAATCTGCGCTATTTAACCCCTAGTCAATTGTACGGAGATTTAGCCATTGAATCGGATACACCTCCAGAAGCTTATGCGGAGTTTGCCGTTGTAGATGTATCATTTATTTCCTTAACCAAAATTTTGTCCCCGTTGTGGCAACTGTTAAAGCCGAATCGAGAAGTGGTACTGTTAGTAAAACCTCAATTTGAAGTGGGCAAAGAAAAGGTGGGCAAAAAAGGCGTTGTCCGAGATGCTGGCGATCAAGCCCATGCTATCTTTCAAGTAGGTTGTGCTGCCCTAACATTAGGATGGCAATATCGAGGTTTAACGTGGTCGCCGATTCAAGGCCCAGCAGGGAATATTGAGTACCTGTTGTGGTTACACCCGGAAGGTCAACCCCTTCCTTCAGAAATGGCGATCGCCCAAATCACCCAACTAGCCCAACAAAACCTAACTCAATCCCCCTCTCAACCCTAA
- a CDS encoding RNA-guided endonuclease TnpB family protein translates to MLKAVKVRLYPTSEQELALAKSFGCARWYWNFALNACIQHYQETGKSLKLVTYKGMLPIDLGLKDFAIVHDGDSATKYTNPKHLYRHQKNLARKQKKLSRKNKGSKSREKFRKIVAKVHEKIANSRQDFLHKLSRNLVDESQIIVVENLNVKGMVKNRKLSKSISDVGWGIFVNFIDYKLQQKDGELIEIHRFFPSSKTCSSCGHIVDVLPLNIREWDCPNCNTHHDRDGNAALNIRNEGIRIKNKGGGNPVSADRACVRPDNRKASAVSLSRTVKGHRAEKSEAHTYS, encoded by the coding sequence GTGCTTAAGGCAGTAAAGGTTAGACTCTACCCGACATCCGAACAGGAATTAGCATTAGCTAAGTCATTTGGTTGTGCAAGGTGGTATTGGAACTTTGCCTTAAATGCCTGTATTCAGCACTATCAAGAAACAGGAAAAAGCTTAAAGTTGGTAACTTACAAAGGAATGCTCCCTATTGATCTGGGGTTAAAAGATTTTGCAATTGTTCATGACGGAGATAGCGCAACTAAATATACTAACCCTAAACATTTATATCGTCACCAGAAAAATCTAGCCCGAAAACAGAAAAAACTCTCTCGAAAAAACAAAGGAAGTAAATCCAGGGAGAAATTTAGAAAAATTGTAGCTAAGGTTCATGAGAAAATCGCCAATTCCCGCCAAGATTTCTTGCATAAATTATCAAGAAATTTGGTAGATGAAAGCCAAATTATTGTCGTTGAAAACCTCAACGTTAAGGGGATGGTTAAGAACCGGAAGCTATCAAAATCAATATCTGATGTGGGATGGGGAATCTTTGTTAATTTTATAGACTACAAACTTCAACAAAAAGACGGTGAACTTATAGAGATTCATCGCTTCTTCCCCAGTTCCAAAACTTGTTCGAGTTGTGGTCATATAGTGGATGTGCTACCTCTGAATATCAGAGAATGGGATTGTCCAAATTGCAATACTCATCATGACCGTGACGGTAACGCTGCGCTTAACATCAGGAATGAGGGGATCAGAATTAAGAATAAAGGCGGAGGGAACCCCGTCTCTGCTGATAGAGCCTGTGTAAGACCGGATAACCGCAAGGCTTCAGCCGTGAGCCTCAGCCGAACGGTGAAAGGGCATCGGGCTGAGAAATCAGAAGCCCACACTTACTCGTAG
- the apcB gene encoding allophycocyanin subunit beta — MRDAVTSLIKNYDRTGRYLDRDALDQLKSYFSTGTVRVQAAAVINSNAAALVKQAGSDLFSQVPELIRPGGYAYTTRRYAACLRDMDYYLRYASYALVAGDMDVLDERVLQGLRETYNSLNVPVGPTVAGIGILKDLVAEQVAAAGLPTGDYLEQPFDHLIRELGEQDI; from the coding sequence ATGCGAGATGCCGTTACAAGCTTAATAAAAAATTACGACAGAACGGGTCGGTATTTAGATCGGGATGCTCTCGATCAACTCAAGTCCTATTTTTCAACCGGTACGGTACGAGTGCAAGCGGCTGCTGTGATTAATAGCAACGCAGCGGCTTTGGTCAAACAAGCGGGTTCTGATTTGTTCAGTCAAGTCCCTGAGTTGATTCGTCCCGGTGGTTATGCTTACACCACCCGTCGTTATGCAGCCTGTTTACGCGATATGGACTATTATCTGCGTTATGCCAGCTATGCTTTGGTGGCAGGCGATATGGATGTTTTAGATGAACGGGTACTCCAAGGGTTACGCGAAACTTACAATTCTTTAAATGTTCCTGTTGGCCCTACCGTTGCTGGTATCGGTATTCTCAAAGATTTAGTCGCTGAACAGGTTGCCGCCGCCGGACTCCCTACCGGAGACTATTTAGAACAGCCTTTTGATCATTTAATTCGGGAATTGGGTGAACAGGATATTTAA
- the glnA gene encoding type I glutamate--ammonia ligase, which yields MPETAQEVLSIIEDQKIQMIDLKFVDMLGTWQHLTVHNSQIDESSFTDGVPFDGSSIRGWKAINESDMSMVLDPKTAWIDPFMAEPTLSIICSIQEPRTGEPYNRCPRVIAQKAVDYLVSTGIGDTAFFGPEAEFFIFDDVRYDQTQHCGYYYVDSVEGRWNSGREEAGGNLAYKPGYKEGYFPVAPTDTFQDIRTEMLLTMAKCGVPIEKHHHEVATGGQCELGFKFGTLIEAADNLMIYKYVIKNVGKKYGRTVTFMPKPVFADNGSGMHTHQSIWKDGQPLFAGDKYAGFSEMGLWYIGGILKHAPALLALTNPSTNSYKRLVPGYEAPVNLAYSQGNRSASVRIPLAGNNPKAKRLEFRCPDATANPYMAFAAMLCAGIDGIKNQIDPGEPLDVDIYDLSPEELRKIPSTPGSLELALEALENDHAFLTEPGVFTEDFIANWISYKLDNEVNPTRLRPTPYEFALYYDC from the coding sequence ATGCCTGAGACTGCCCAAGAGGTTTTATCGATCATCGAAGACCAAAAGATTCAAATGATTGACCTGAAATTCGTGGATATGCTAGGAACCTGGCAGCATCTAACGGTACACAACAGCCAAATCGATGAATCCTCCTTTACAGATGGTGTACCGTTTGATGGTTCCAGCATTCGCGGTTGGAAAGCCATTAATGAATCTGATATGTCAATGGTATTAGATCCAAAAACAGCTTGGATCGATCCCTTCATGGCAGAACCGACTCTCAGCATCATTTGTAGTATTCAAGAACCGCGTACTGGGGAACCCTACAACCGTTGTCCCCGTGTTATTGCCCAGAAAGCCGTAGATTATTTAGTGTCCACAGGGATTGGTGATACGGCATTCTTTGGCCCGGAAGCGGAATTTTTCATTTTTGATGATGTTCGCTACGATCAAACTCAACATTGTGGCTATTACTATGTTGATTCGGTTGAAGGTCGTTGGAATTCGGGAAGGGAAGAAGCAGGTGGAAATTTAGCTTACAAACCGGGCTACAAAGAAGGGTATTTCCCTGTAGCGCCGACGGATACTTTCCAAGATATCCGTACTGAAATGCTGTTAACAATGGCCAAATGTGGAGTTCCCATTGAAAAACATCACCATGAAGTGGCTACGGGTGGACAGTGCGAACTGGGTTTCAAATTTGGAACTCTAATTGAAGCCGCCGATAACTTGATGATCTACAAATATGTGATCAAAAACGTCGGTAAAAAATACGGCAGAACTGTCACTTTCATGCCTAAACCCGTTTTTGCGGATAATGGCTCTGGGATGCACACCCACCAATCGATTTGGAAAGATGGTCAACCTCTGTTTGCTGGCGATAAATATGCCGGATTCAGCGAAATGGGGCTGTGGTACATCGGCGGTATTCTCAAACACGCTCCGGCGTTGTTAGCTTTGACCAACCCCAGCACCAATTCCTACAAACGCTTAGTTCCTGGGTATGAAGCTCCGGTGAACTTGGCTTACTCTCAAGGAAACCGTTCGGCTTCTGTGAGGATTCCTCTGGCTGGAAACAACCCCAAAGCCAAGCGTTTAGAGTTCCGGTGTCCTGATGCTACTGCTAACCCCTATATGGCGTTTGCAGCGATGCTCTGTGCTGGAATCGATGGGATTAAGAACCAAATTGATCCAGGGGAACCCTTGGATGTGGATATTTATGATCTCAGTCCTGAAGAACTGCGGAAGATTCCTTCCACTCCAGGTTCTTTAGAATTGGCGTTGGAAGCGTTGGAGAATGATCACGCCTTCTTAACTGAACCCGGTGTGTTTACCGAAGACTTTATTGCCAACTGGATTTCCTACAAACTGGACAACGAAGTCAACCCCACCCGGTTACGTCCGACTCCCTACGAGTTTGCGCTCTATTACGATTGTTAA
- a CDS encoding AAA-like domain-containing protein, which produces MTIDDVVLVLNVMLPKPLTRLQELILRQAWEGKTYNIIAQEAYYGPERVRKVAAELWILLSQVLNEPINKANFRKNLEFRELTHTQQQLIRQFSPLPSFSRKNPLEFPDCPLSLTSRFYIPRPPVEELAFTEIMEPGSVLRIKAPQKMGKSSLLLRILAYGEELNYRTISLDFNQAEEYLFTDLNKFLRWFCANVSHGLNLESHLEDYWDEDIGSKVSCTIYFQNYLLDKIQEPIVLALNEVNRIFEYPELAKEFFPMLRFWYEEARKIKNWQKLRLIVAYSTEIYVPLNLHQSPFNIGLPLSLPYFTHEQVQELAKCYQLDWTGDLEIQQLMAMVGGHPYLVQLAMYHLISASRDNITFVLEPELDLNATPKAQLEQLLQQAPTTSGIYRNHLRRLLVSLNQDPQLKAAFEQVITTEGSGKIDSTLAYKLDSMGLITFKGDQIEPSCELYRLYFQEEFIVVDC; this is translated from the coding sequence ATGACAATCGACGATGTGGTTCTAGTCCTTAATGTAATGCTCCCTAAGCCCTTGACTCGCCTTCAAGAACTGATCTTGCGACAAGCGTGGGAGGGTAAAACCTACAATATTATTGCCCAGGAAGCTTACTATGGCCCAGAACGAGTTAGAAAAGTTGCGGCTGAATTGTGGATTTTACTGAGTCAGGTATTAAATGAACCGATTAATAAAGCCAACTTTCGCAAAAACCTAGAATTCCGGGAACTCACCCATACCCAACAACAATTAATTCGACAATTTTCACCCCTACCCAGTTTCAGCCGCAAAAATCCCCTGGAATTTCCTGATTGTCCTTTGTCCCTCACCTCTCGGTTCTATATTCCCCGTCCTCCCGTTGAGGAACTCGCCTTTACAGAAATTATGGAACCCGGTTCTGTGCTTCGGATTAAAGCCCCCCAAAAAATGGGTAAAAGTTCATTATTGTTAAGAATTCTAGCCTATGGGGAAGAACTGAACTATCGAACCATTAGTTTAGATTTTAATCAGGCAGAAGAATATTTATTTACAGACTTAAATAAATTCTTGCGTTGGTTCTGTGCCAATGTTAGTCACGGCTTAAATTTAGAATCCCATTTAGAAGACTATTGGGATGAAGATATTGGGAGTAAAGTTAGTTGTACGATTTATTTTCAAAATTATCTTCTCGACAAAATTCAAGAGCCTATTGTATTAGCATTAAATGAAGTGAATCGAATTTTTGAATATCCTGAACTCGCTAAAGAATTTTTTCCGATGCTGCGATTTTGGTATGAAGAAGCTCGTAAAATTAAAAATTGGCAAAAACTTCGCTTAATTGTTGCGTACTCCACCGAAATTTATGTTCCTCTCAACTTACATCAATCTCCATTTAATATTGGATTACCGTTGAGTTTACCCTATTTTACTCACGAACAAGTACAAGAACTAGCTAAATGTTATCAATTAGATTGGACGGGTGATCTGGAAATTCAACAATTAATGGCAATGGTCGGGGGACATCCGTATTTAGTGCAATTGGCAATGTATCATCTCATCTCTGCATCCCGTGACAATATTACATTCGTATTGGAACCCGAACTTGATCTAAATGCAACACCCAAAGCCCAACTCGAACAACTGCTGCAACAAGCACCCACAACCTCTGGAATTTATAGAAATCATCTCCGCCGTCTGTTGGTTTCCCTGAATCAAGACCCTCAACTGAAAGCTGCCTTTGAACAGGTAATTACCACAGAAGGTTCAGGTAAAATCGACTCAACCTTAGCCTACAAATTAGACAGTATGGGTTTAATTACGTTTAAGGGTGATCAGATTGAACCCAGTTGTGAACTGTATCGCCTTTATTTTCAAGAAGAATTTATCGTTGTTGACTGTTGA
- a CDS encoding GGDEF/EAL domain-containing response regulator, giving the protein MNNVLDSGETKNILVVDDTLDNLIFLSAILESKGYCVYTANDGKSAISLAMNYPLDLILLDIIMSDMNGYEVCKQLKSCKQTSKIPIIFMSGLSHVDDKVKAFKMGGVDFISKPFQYQEVMVRVEHHLELNQIQKQLINLNLQLEERVQERTLQLEQANEQLLKIVLHDSLTGLLNRRAFIQQLKQAFQQNQTHLDQPYAILFLDCDRFKFVNDSLGHFAGDELLIAIAQRLQSFLDPPDLIARLGGDEFVILLNPLRHRDPQHIANQILESFSHPFRLGIRTVFINFSIGLAISNPSYQKPEDLLRDADTALYQAKALGKGRYQLFEPEMYQAVLQRLQLETDLRKALVNQEFSVHYQPIISLNSGIIIGFEALIRWHHPTQGLIPPGLFIPIAEETGLIARIGEWVLRESCHQVSAWKKQRLSDYPLTVSVNLSALQFSQENLIKQIDNILDESQLEPQYLNLEITESAILDHPETASDILKQFKKRRINLSIDDFGTGYSSLSYLHSFPVDTLKIDRSFITPIDDNPNTLGLVPVIISLVQTLGMNVIAEGIETAQQLDQLRKLNCNAGQGYLFSKPVNSQTATHLIQSSPHW; this is encoded by the coding sequence ATGAATAATGTCTTGGATTCCGGTGAAACTAAAAATATTCTAGTTGTCGATGATACCCTCGATAATTTAATATTTTTATCTGCAATTTTAGAAAGTAAAGGATACTGTGTTTATACCGCAAATGATGGGAAAAGTGCGATTTCCTTAGCAATGAATTATCCTCTTGATTTGATTTTACTGGATATTATCATGTCGGACATGAATGGTTATGAAGTTTGTAAGCAATTAAAATCCTGTAAACAAACCTCGAAAATACCGATCATTTTTATGAGTGGATTATCCCATGTTGACGATAAAGTTAAAGCCTTTAAAATGGGTGGGGTAGATTTTATTTCTAAACCCTTTCAATATCAAGAAGTTATGGTTAGAGTGGAACATCATTTAGAATTAAATCAAATTCAAAAACAACTGATTAATCTTAATTTACAGTTGGAAGAACGGGTTCAAGAAAGAACATTACAACTTGAACAAGCTAATGAGCAATTACTAAAAATAGTGCTTCACGATTCCTTGACAGGCTTATTGAATCGGAGAGCTTTTATACAACAATTAAAACAAGCTTTTCAACAAAATCAAACTCACCTAGATCAACCCTATGCTATTTTATTTTTAGACTGCGATCGCTTCAAATTCGTGAATGATTCTTTAGGTCATTTTGCTGGGGATGAATTACTGATTGCGATCGCTCAACGTTTACAAAGTTTTTTAGATCCTCCTGACCTAATTGCTCGCTTAGGGGGTGATGAATTTGTAATCTTATTAAATCCGCTTAGACATCGTGATCCTCAACACATTGCCAATCAAATTTTAGAATCCTTTTCCCATCCTTTCCGCCTAGGAATCCGAACGGTTTTTATTAATTTTAGTATCGGTCTTGCTATCTCCAATCCAAGTTATCAAAAACCCGAAGATTTGTTACGAGATGCAGATACAGCACTGTATCAAGCAAAGGCATTAGGAAAAGGTCGCTATCAACTATTTGAGCCAGAAATGTATCAAGCTGTTTTGCAACGATTACAATTAGAAACAGATCTGAGAAAAGCACTGGTTAATCAGGAATTCAGCGTTCACTATCAACCGATTATTTCCCTAAACTCAGGAATAATTATTGGGTTTGAAGCCTTAATTCGTTGGCATCATCCAACTCAAGGCTTAATTCCTCCGGGTTTATTTATTCCGATTGCTGAAGAAACAGGTTTAATTGCTCGAATTGGGGAATGGGTATTACGAGAATCTTGTCATCAAGTTTCAGCTTGGAAAAAACAACGCTTAAGTGATTATCCCTTAACGGTAAGTGTGAATTTATCAGCTTTACAATTTTCTCAAGAAAATTTAATTAAACAAATTGATAATATTTTAGATGAAAGCCAACTTGAACCTCAATATTTAAACCTAGAAATCACAGAAAGTGCGATTTTAGATCATCCAGAAACCGCTTCCGATATTTTAAAACAATTCAAAAAACGGCGAATTAACTTAAGTATTGATGATTTTGGGACAGGTTATTCATCCCTAAGTTATCTGCATTCTTTTCCGGTAGACACCCTAAAAATTGATCGTTCTTTTATTACTCCTATTGACGATAATCCTAACACCCTAGGATTAGTTCCCGTGATTATTAGTTTAGTTCAAACCCTAGGAATGAATGTGATTGCAGAAGGAATAGAAACTGCACAACAACTCGATCAATTAAGAAAGCTGAACTGTAATGCAGGTCAAGGATATCTTTTTTCTAAACCTGTTAATAGTCAAACAGCAACCCATCTGATTCAATCTTCCCCACACTGGTAA